Proteins from one Desulfonema limicola genomic window:
- a CDS encoding cytochrome b/b6 domain-containing protein, whose protein sequence is MTEKKKINIYIYSRYERFWHWFQAATIFTLLITGFEVNGAISLFGFKKAVSIHNFTGITWLTAFAFFVFWVFTTGEWKQYIPTTKKMFEVIKYYAYGIFRGQSHPVPKRKEAKHNPLQRLTYLSLAAILLPVQMLTGFLYWGYNSWEEWGISWLGLGFVAVLHTMCAFAILSFIIVHLYMTTTGHTLTSHTKAMITGWEEVEEDEMIEDWEKKAA, encoded by the coding sequence ATGACTGAAAAGAAAAAAATAAACATATATATTTATTCCCGTTATGAACGATTCTGGCACTGGTTTCAGGCTGCAACTATTTTTACACTTCTTATAACAGGCTTTGAAGTCAACGGGGCAATATCATTATTTGGATTTAAAAAAGCAGTAAGCATACATAATTTTACCGGCATTACATGGCTGACTGCATTTGCATTTTTTGTATTCTGGGTATTTACAACAGGGGAATGGAAACAATATATTCCAACCACAAAAAAGATGTTTGAAGTAATCAAATACTATGCCTATGGAATCTTCCGGGGACAGTCTCACCCTGTTCCAAAAAGAAAAGAAGCCAAGCACAACCCGTTACAGCGGCTGACCTATCTCTCCCTTGCAGCCATCCTCCTGCCTGTTCAAATGCTAACAGGCTTTTTATACTGGGGATATAATTCATGGGAAGAATGGGGAATATCATGGCTGGGGCTTGGATTTGTAGCTGTTCTTCACACTATGTGCGCTTTTGCCATTCTTTCTTTTATTATTGTTCATCTCTACATGACAACAACAGGCCACACCCTGACTTCCCACACCAAAGCAATGATTACAGGCTGGGAAGAAGTAGAGGAGGATGAGATGATAGAAGACTGGGAAAAAAAGGCTGCTTAA